A window of the Methanocalculus alkaliphilus genome harbors these coding sequences:
- a CDS encoding ABC transporter permease: MVSLELLGTPILQHIILAYTALFASIALGIPLAILALYSRPLQRIVMVMANLMQAVPTFAVVAFVVPLIGIGFWPAIIAILLRALLPIIKNTWVGLSSLDPALIASAEGIGLSQWEIIRYVRLPNAYPAIFAGVKFAAILANSVAILTAMIGSGGLGTIVFEGLAGVNMMKMMSGALPAIGIALFLDTSFGWLEKRMVPPGTR; the protein is encoded by the coding sequence ATGGTGAGCCTTGAGCTGCTGGGAACGCCGATTCTCCAGCATATCATCCTCGCATATACCGCTCTCTTTGCAAGTATTGCCCTTGGGATACCACTTGCCATCCTTGCCCTCTACAGCCGGCCCCTCCAACGAATCGTCATGGTCATGGCAAACCTGATGCAGGCGGTTCCAACCTTTGCCGTTGTTGCCTTCGTCGTTCCGCTCATCGGGATCGGGTTCTGGCCTGCGATCATCGCCATCCTCCTCCGGGCTCTCCTCCCGATCATCAAAAATACCTGGGTCGGGCTTTCGTCCCTGGATCCCGCACTCATCGCCTCTGCCGAGGGGATCGGCCTCTCCCAATGGGAGATCATCAGGTATGTCCGGCTCCCGAATGCCTATCCCGCAATCTTTGCCGGGGTGAAGTTCGCCGCGATCCTTGCAAACAGTGTCGCGATACTGACGGCAATGATCGGGAGCGGCGGGCTTGGAACAATCGTCTTCGAAGGACTTGCCGGGGTGAATATGATGAAGATGATGTCGGGGGCTCTCCCTGCCATCGGGATCGCTCTCTTCCTCGATACCTCATTTGGATGGCTGGAGAAGAGGATGGTCCCACCAGGGACGAGATAA
- a CDS encoding META domain-containing protein, with protein sequence MRRLCTIAALLLVASIALVVAGCVSEPQPQPDNDIQPPLPGTTWQLSTFYDDGSPSAVLPGTVITLRFDEETLAGSAGCNQYFGSYSLTGFEISIGALGSTLMYCAEPGVMDQETLYLSLLGDADIIAVDEEKLTLSAADGSPLLVFDRVREIPAIPDEEIADYVKGSEWRLTTFHYDDVVSSVISGSEITLIFHEESISGSAGCNRYMGSYSVDGAGISIGAIGATKMFCGEAGIMEQEGRYISLLGEAEVIAVDGETLTLSDADGSPLLTFERITELPEPSLTGVQWRLVSITEKGYVSEAIPERAVTATFDGERISGSGGCNSYSAGYQMDGSMLVIDHPVSTLVYCETPPGLMDQESRFFSLLPEMTGYIIENGSLTLSSADGGISLSFVSGI encoded by the coding sequence ATGAGAAGACTTTGCACAATAGCAGCCCTCCTTCTGGTGGCATCCATTGCCCTGGTTGTGGCCGGCTGCGTCTCTGAACCTCAGCCTCAACCGGATAATGACATACAACCGCCTCTTCCCGGGACAACATGGCAGCTCTCCACCTTCTATGATGATGGATCGCCATCAGCGGTCCTGCCAGGAACGGTGATCACGCTCCGGTTTGATGAAGAGACCTTAGCCGGATCTGCCGGATGTAACCAGTACTTCGGATCCTACAGCCTTACTGGATTTGAGATCTCCATCGGGGCACTTGGATCGACCCTGATGTACTGTGCAGAACCAGGTGTCATGGATCAGGAGACGCTTTATCTCTCCCTCCTCGGCGATGCAGACATAATTGCTGTCGATGAAGAGAAGCTTACCCTGTCGGCTGCTGATGGTTCCCCCCTCCTCGTCTTTGATCGGGTCCGGGAGATCCCCGCAATCCCTGATGAGGAGATAGCCGACTACGTCAAAGGATCAGAATGGAGGCTCACCACATTCCATTATGATGATGTAGTCTCATCTGTCATCTCCGGATCGGAGATAACACTCATCTTCCACGAAGAGAGCATTTCCGGCTCTGCCGGATGTAACCGGTATATGGGATCATACAGCGTGGATGGAGCCGGGATCTCCATAGGAGCGATCGGAGCCACGAAGATGTTCTGTGGAGAGGCTGGCATTATGGAGCAGGAGGGGCGATATATCTCCCTCCTTGGTGAGGCAGAGGTCATTGCTGTCGATGGTGAGACGCTCACCCTCTCTGATGCTGACGGCTCCCCCCTTCTCACCTTCGAGCGTATCACAGAGTTACCCGAACCTTCCCTGACAGGAGTGCAGTGGAGGCTTGTATCCATCACAGAGAAGGGATATGTTTCAGAAGCCATCCCTGAGCGGGCAGTAACCGCAACCTTTGATGGCGAGCGAATCTCAGGCTCCGGTGGATGCAACAGCTACTCTGCGGGCTACCAGATGGATGGTTCGATGCTGGTGATCGATCACCCGGTCTCAACCCTGGTCTACTGCGAGACTCCCCCGGGCCTGATGGATCAGGAGAGCCGGTTCTTCTCTCTCCTGCCGGAGATGACCGGGTATATCATTGAGAATGGTTCTCTCACCCTCTCCTCTGCCGATGGGGGTATTTCTCTCTCATTTGTCAGTGGAATATAG